The Gymnodinialimonas sp. 57CJ19 genome includes a window with the following:
- a CDS encoding DUF2306 domain-containing protein — protein MTLTPLLHMPLYLQIHVTCALVSVILGAFVVLRRKRDRLHKITGYIWTVAMAAVALSSFWIREFALIGPFSPIHLLSVLTLWTLWSGIRFAVAGRIRAHRAAFRNLYWYGLLVAGTLNFLPGRRMNQVVFGNAPDMGLWLIGAVAGLALAFNLGLFAARRRRAVSAAAAA, from the coding sequence ATGACCCTGACCCCGCTTCTCCACATGCCCCTCTACCTGCAAATCCACGTCACCTGCGCGTTGGTCTCAGTTATCCTGGGCGCCTTCGTTGTGTTGCGCCGCAAGCGGGACAGGCTTCACAAGATCACCGGCTACATCTGGACTGTGGCCATGGCAGCGGTGGCATTGTCGTCGTTCTGGATACGCGAATTCGCCCTGATCGGCCCATTCAGCCCCATTCACCTGTTGTCGGTCCTGACGCTTTGGACGCTTTGGTCCGGGATACGCTTTGCCGTGGCAGGGCGCATTCGGGCGCATCGGGCCGCGTTTCGCAACCTTTACTGGTACGGCCTTCTGGTGGCCGGAACGCTCAACTTCTTGCCGGGGCGGCGGATGAACCAAGTGGTGTTTGGGAACGCCCCGGACATGGGCCTGTGGCTTATCGGGGCGGTGGCAGGGCTGGCGCTGGCGTTCAACCTCGGGCTCTTTGCGGCCCGTCGTCGGAGGGCAGTAAGTGCCGCGGCAGCGGCCTAG
- a CDS encoding exopolysaccharide biosynthesis protein — MTMETSSNLASSDATPEPALSDLTDDLSRAAKQNDGKVAKIVDEAGANGLLPMMTVMGLLLVSPLSGIPLFSTSVGVMIFLCAVQAAMGRDRLWLPGFLRRQRIDPSRIEKAMDRIHSAAEWLEARATSRLEWLSLPPARAAFLTIAAVYGAVMPIMELIPFTSSLLGAAVVMIGLGLLLRDGVLLLISILPTLIAAGVIFRLLLA, encoded by the coding sequence ATGACAATGGAAACCAGCAGCAACTTGGCGAGTTCTGACGCCACGCCCGAGCCGGCCCTGTCGGACCTGACCGATGATCTGTCCCGTGCGGCCAAGCAAAACGACGGTAAGGTCGCCAAGATCGTGGACGAGGCGGGCGCCAATGGCCTGTTGCCGATGATGACCGTCATGGGGCTGCTGTTGGTGTCGCCGCTGTCGGGAATTCCGTTGTTTTCCACCTCCGTAGGCGTGATGATTTTCCTTTGCGCCGTTCAGGCGGCGATGGGGCGCGACAGGCTTTGGCTGCCCGGTTTCCTGCGTCGGCAACGGATCGACCCCAGCCGAATTGAAAAGGCGATGGACCGTATCCACAGCGCGGCGGAGTGGTTGGAGGCCCGCGCCACCTCGCGTCTGGAATGGCTGAGCTTGCCGCCCGCGCGCGCCGCCTTCCTGACCATTGCGGCGGTTTATGGTGCCGTCATGCCAATTATGGAGCTGATCCCCTTCACCTCCTCCCTCTTGGGGGCAGCGGTGGTGATGATCGGACTTGGTCTATTGCTGCGCGATGGCGTGTTGCTGCTGATTTCAATCCTTCCGACGTTGATCGCGGCAGGGGTCATTTTCCGCCTTCTGCTGGCGTAG
- a CDS encoding cbb3-type cytochrome c oxidase subunit I: MSRITWRQQGPDRAYHDTYYVIAHGPFMFAAVSLVVLAVTLHFALLRRSTPRIAAFGAIALCVLALGIALMLAPQMFLATGGLPQRYIDYPDTFARWQLLATLGGSLGVAAYVTLFGLSLRAWLHRRRKR, encoded by the coding sequence ATGAGCCGTATCACGTGGCGCCAGCAAGGCCCCGATCGCGCCTATCATGACACCTACTACGTGATCGCCCATGGTCCCTTCATGTTCGCGGCGGTGTCCCTTGTCGTTTTGGCAGTGACCCTCCACTTCGCACTACTCCGCAGGTCCACGCCCCGTATTGCCGCCTTCGGCGCGATTGCATTGTGTGTGCTCGCATTGGGTATCGCCCTGATGCTTGCGCCACAGATGTTCCTGGCGACCGGCGGCTTGCCGCAGCGCTACATTGATTACCCGGATACGTTTGCGCGCTGGCAACTGCTTGCCACACTCGGCGGAAGCCTCGGGGTGGCGGCCTATGTTACCTTGTTCGGCCTGTCGCTTCGCGCCTGGCTGCACCGGCGGCGCAAACGGTAG
- the ctaD gene encoding cytochrome c oxidase subunit I: MADATHTGHEHHDDRGFFTRWFMSTNHKDIGILYLFTAGLVGLISVAFTVYMRMELMNPGVQLMCQEGARLIADATQECSPNGQMWNVLITGHGVLMMFFVVIPALFGGFGNYFMPLMIGAPDMAFPRLNNLSYWMYVAGTGLAFCSVTIDGGAGPGWTFYPPISAQGVETSRAVDFAIFAVHVSGASSILGSINFITTFLNMRAPGMTLHKVPLFAWSVFVTAWLLLLSLPVLAGAITMLLTDRNFGTTFFDPAGGGDPILFQHIFWFFGHPEVYIVILPAFGIISHIVSTFAKKPIFGYLPMVYALVAIGGLGFVVWAHHMYTVGMTLTQQAYFMVATMVIAVPTGIKIFSWIATMWMGSISFKTPMMFALGFIFLFTLGGTTGIILSQAGVDRAYHDTYYVVAHFHYVMSLGAVFGIFAAVYYWIGKMSGRQYPEWAGQLHFWVFFIGTNLTFFPQHFLGRQGMPRRYIDYPDAFALWNYVSSIGAFISFASFLFFIGIVFYTLFAGKKVTQPAYWGEHADTLEWTLPNPPPEHTFEVLPTRDMWDKQPDH, encoded by the coding sequence ATGGCAGACGCCACCCATACCGGGCACGAGCATCACGACGATCGGGGGTTCTTCACCCGGTGGTTCATGTCGACCAACCACAAAGATATCGGTATCCTTTATCTGTTCACCGCTGGCCTCGTGGGCCTGATTTCGGTGGCTTTCACCGTCTACATGCGGATGGAACTGATGAACCCCGGCGTTCAGCTGATGTGCCAGGAAGGCGCTCGACTGATCGCTGACGCAACGCAGGAATGCTCGCCCAACGGGCAGATGTGGAACGTATTGATTACGGGTCACGGCGTTCTGATGATGTTCTTCGTGGTTATTCCCGCCCTATTCGGCGGCTTTGGCAACTACTTCATGCCGCTGATGATCGGTGCGCCGGACATGGCGTTCCCTCGTTTGAACAACCTGTCTTACTGGATGTATGTGGCCGGTACGGGCCTTGCGTTCTGCTCTGTCACGATTGATGGCGGCGCGGGTCCGGGTTGGACCTTCTATCCGCCGATCTCGGCGCAAGGCGTTGAAACATCCCGTGCCGTGGACTTCGCGATCTTCGCGGTTCACGTCTCGGGTGCGTCTTCCATCCTTGGTTCGATCAACTTCATCACCACGTTCCTCAACATGCGCGCCCCCGGCATGACGCTGCACAAAGTGCCGCTGTTTGCCTGGTCCGTGTTTGTGACCGCTTGGTTGCTTCTGCTGTCCCTGCCCGTTCTGGCCGGTGCCATCACCATGCTGCTGACGGACCGGAACTTTGGCACGACCTTCTTCGATCCCGCCGGTGGCGGTGACCCGATCCTGTTCCAGCACATCTTCTGGTTCTTCGGCCACCCCGAGGTTTACATCGTGATCCTGCCCGCCTTCGGGATCATCAGCCACATCGTCTCCACCTTCGCCAAGAAGCCGATCTTCGGCTACCTGCCGATGGTCTACGCGCTGGTGGCAATCGGCGGCCTGGGCTTCGTTGTATGGGCGCACCACATGTACACCGTCGGTATGACATTGACCCAGCAGGCCTACTTCATGGTCGCCACGATGGTCATCGCCGTGCCCACGGGCATCAAGATCTTCTCGTGGATCGCGACGATGTGGATGGGCTCGATCTCGTTCAAGACCCCGATGATGTTCGCCCTCGGCTTCATCTTCCTCTTCACGCTCGGCGGCACGACAGGCATCATCCTGTCCCAGGCCGGTGTGGACCGCGCCTATCACGACACCTACTACGTCGTGGCGCACTTCCACTACGTGATGAGCCTTGGCGCCGTCTTCGGCATCTTTGCCGCCGTCTACTACTGGATCGGCAAGATGTCGGGTCGCCAGTACCCTGAATGGGCCGGTCAACTGCACTTCTGGGTGTTCTTCATCGGCACCAACCTGACGTTCTTCCCACAGCACTTCTTGGGCCGTCAGGGCATGCCGCGTCGCTACATCGACTATCCGGACGCCTTCGCGCTTTGGAACTACGTGTCGTCGATCGGTGCGTTCATCTCCTTCGCGTCGTTCCTCTTCTTCATCGGCATCGTGTTCTACACGCTCTTCGCCGGTAAGAAGGTGACGCAGCCCGCCTACTGGGGTGAGCACGCAGACACGCTGGAGTGGACATTGCCCAACCCACCCCCAGAGCACACGTTCGAGGTGCTGCCGACCCGCGACATGTGGGACAAACAGCCGGACCACTAA
- the lipB gene encoding lipoyl(octanoyl) transferase LipB, protein MVEWITSDKPVPYPLAVERMEARANAIARGEAGEAIWLLEHPPLYTAGTSADIADLKEPDRFPVFDTRRGGQYTYHGPGQRVAYVMLDLNTRGRDVRVFVEKLEEWVIAALDEFNVRGAVREGRVGVWVERPEKPPLPDGSPREDKIAAIGVKMRRWVSFHGISINVEPDLSHFDGIVPCGIQGHGVTSLVDLGLPVTITDLDLALKRQFARVFQR, encoded by the coding sequence ATGGTTGAATGGATCACTTCGGACAAGCCCGTGCCCTACCCTCTGGCGGTAGAGCGGATGGAGGCACGCGCCAACGCCATTGCCCGGGGAGAGGCCGGAGAGGCGATTTGGCTTCTGGAGCATCCGCCCCTTTATACCGCCGGGACGTCGGCCGATATCGCCGACCTGAAAGAGCCCGACAGGTTCCCGGTTTTCGACACCAGACGCGGCGGGCAATACACCTACCACGGCCCCGGCCAGCGCGTGGCCTATGTGATGCTGGACCTCAACACACGGGGCCGCGACGTGCGGGTCTTTGTGGAGAAGTTGGAGGAATGGGTGATCGCGGCGCTGGATGAATTCAACGTGCGCGGCGCGGTCCGAGAAGGACGCGTCGGTGTCTGGGTGGAACGCCCCGAGAAGCCGCCCCTGCCCGACGGCAGCCCGCGCGAAGACAAGATCGCCGCAATCGGCGTAAAAATGCGCCGATGGGTGAGCTTTCACGGCATCTCGATCAACGTGGAACCGGACCTGAGCCATTTTGACGGGATCGTGCCCTGTGGCATCCAAGGCCACGGGGTCACCAGCTTGGTGGATCTGGGGCTGCCGGTTACGATCACCGATCTCGATCTGGCCTTGAAACGGCAATTCGCCCGCGTGTTTCAGAGATAA
- a CDS encoding LytTR family DNA-binding domain-containing protein: MNDSPSHFALRQWRAQFSAPATLLILCAVAGLLAILGPFETGTYLALAPRFAYWLVMAAATYSVGLLVNSFLQQALPTALPMPLKVAIAGVATGLTITPLVVALNLVTFGMVPTGAELPGLLLQFFAIALIISVIFHAIDRSLPQPEPSSEARLPALLDRLPLDKRGPLVSLSSEDHYTRIRTTRGEDLVLIRLSDAIREAEPTAGLRVHRSHWVALAQVQNARRDGDRAVLQVTGGGDIPVSRANIAAIKDAGLLPQ, encoded by the coding sequence GTGAACGACAGCCCATCGCACTTCGCGCTTCGCCAATGGCGGGCGCAGTTTTCCGCCCCCGCGACGCTGCTGATCCTTTGTGCCGTGGCCGGGTTGCTGGCGATCCTGGGGCCGTTTGAGACGGGCACTTACCTGGCGCTGGCCCCACGCTTCGCCTATTGGCTGGTGATGGCCGCCGCGACTTATTCGGTCGGGCTTTTGGTGAACTCGTTTCTGCAACAGGCGCTGCCGACGGCGTTGCCAATGCCTCTCAAGGTGGCAATTGCCGGCGTGGCAACGGGGCTGACGATCACGCCACTGGTCGTTGCGCTTAACCTTGTGACCTTTGGCATGGTGCCCACGGGTGCGGAGCTGCCCGGGCTGCTCCTGCAATTCTTCGCCATCGCGCTGATCATTTCGGTCATTTTTCATGCCATCGACCGCTCCTTGCCCCAGCCAGAGCCCTCCTCGGAGGCCCGTCTGCCCGCGCTGCTTGACCGCCTGCCACTGGACAAACGCGGCCCTCTGGTCTCGCTCTCGTCCGAGGATCATTATACCCGCATCCGCACCACGCGCGGTGAGGACCTTGTTTTGATCCGCCTGTCAGATGCGATCCGCGAGGCAGAGCCGACGGCGGGTCTGCGGGTTCATCGCTCTCACTGGGTGGCGCTGGCGCAGGTGCAAAACGCGCGCCGTGACGGAGACAGGGCCGTCTTGCAGGTCACGGGTGGGGGTGACATTCCGGTCAGCCGCGCCAATATCGCCGCGATCAAGGATGCGGGCCTTCTGCCCCAATAA
- a CDS encoding DUF2244 domain-containing protein, which translates to MPITTAAPSLSTSKRGSPQLSLRLTPYKSLTPEGFVWFIAVTATLISMPLLAIIGTSVFWALLPFVVLAIWAIWTALKRSWRDMDLYEDVMIWSDLIRVERHERKRPPRDWEANPYWVRVQIHPKSGPVPDYLTLKGGPREVELGAFLTPAERVALKDQLERTLADL; encoded by the coding sequence ATGCCGATCACCACCGCCGCACCCAGTTTATCGACGTCGAAACGCGGCTCTCCGCAGCTGTCCTTGCGTCTGACGCCTTACAAGAGCCTCACGCCCGAGGGCTTCGTCTGGTTCATCGCCGTGACCGCGACGCTTATCTCCATGCCGCTGCTGGCAATCATCGGCACCTCGGTATTCTGGGCGCTGCTGCCTTTTGTGGTCTTGGCAATCTGGGCGATCTGGACAGCCCTCAAGCGGTCGTGGCGGGACATGGACCTGTATGAAGACGTAATGATCTGGAGTGACCTGATCCGCGTGGAGCGCCATGAGCGTAAACGTCCCCCCCGCGATTGGGAGGCAAACCCATATTGGGTCCGCGTGCAGATCCACCCCAAAAGCGGCCCGGTACCGGATTACCTGACCCTGAAAGGCGGCCCGAGGGAGGTGGAGCTTGGCGCGTTCCTGACGCCCGCCGAACGGGTGGCCCTTAAAGATCAGCTGGAAAGAACCCTCGCCGATTTATGA